The sequence CTTTGCGGGGTGCGGTCCGCCCAACGGGGGGACGCGCCCTCAAACGACCCGCGACCCCCAGCCGGGAGTTGGTCGCCGCCTCCCCAACCGCAGGGCTAGGTCCGACGAACCGGCGGAGCCCCACGGCCGTCCCCCGGGGGACGGCCGTGGGGAGGATTCCGGCCCGTTTCAGACCGACTGCCACCTTGAAAGCCCCCTCCCAATCCGCCATCCTCGCCCCACCTCAAAAAGCAAATTCCTATCAGTCCTGCGTCCGCCGACGGGCAAAGAATATTGGGGTTTAGTCACTCCGGCGGCAGCTTGACAGAATCGAGGCCGCTTTGCTCTGATCGCCGCGCCTCTCCAGGGGGGTAGCCAGGGCCTCAAGGCCCCGCGGGTGTCGTCAGTACGGATGCGCTTCACGGCGTGTGAAGAATGTCCCGGCCCCCGCTGCATGCAGTCTCGCATGCCAGGCAAGACCGCGAAGGTGACCTGTCAATATCAATCAGGCTGGCTCGCCACAGCCTCCTTCGCAATTCGATGTCCTCATGTTGGTAACCCCCCAGATGTGGTCGCTGTTCGCGATCTTCGTTGCCGTTGCTCTGCTGGTCGACTTCTATGCGTTGAACAAACAGGGAGCGCACAGCGTTGGCATGCGCGAAGCGGCGATATGGTCCCTGATATGGGTGGCGACGAGCCTGCTGTTCATGGGATGGATGTGGTGGTACGTGGGAGGCCTGAGCGACGATCCCGCAATGCAGGCGATGGCCGATACCAAGGCGCTCGAGTTCGTGACGGGCTATCTGGTCGAGAAAGCCCTGGCCGTCGACAACGTCTTCGTGTTCCTGATGCTGTTCACCTACTTTGCCGTCCCGCCGGAATACCAGAAGCGCGTATTGATGATAGGCATCCTGGGCGCTCTGGTTCTTCGTGCGGTGATGATCCTCGTGGGCGCATGGGCGATAGCGCGGTTTCACTGGATTCTCTACTTCTTTGGCGCGTTCCTTGTGTTCACCGGTATCAAGATGTGGTGGGCCGCAGGCCAGGAACCGGACCTGGAGTCGAACCCGGCGCTGAACTGGGTCCGGCGTCGCCTGCAGGTGGCCCCGGACTACGACGGCGAGCGATTTACCACCAGGATCGACGGCAAGAGGGTGCTCACGCCGCTTGCGGTCGTGGTCATGCTGATCGGGATCGTCGACGTCATCTTTGCGGTGGACTCCATCCCGGCAATCTTTGCCATTACGACCGATCCCTTCATCGTGATGACGTCAAACGTGTTTGCCATCCTGGGGCTGCGGGCGATGTACTTCCTGCTTGCCGGCGTGCATGAGCGCTTTCACCTGCTGACCTATGGTCTGGCAATTGTCCTGGTGCTGATTGGCACGAAGATGCTGCTGCTCGACATCTACAAGATTCCCGTGGTCTGGTCGTTGGCAGCCACGGTGACCGTGCTGGCTGTCACCATGATCCTGTCGCTACTCATCCCACCAAAGGGCGCAGCCCCCCGTGGCGCATACCCGTTCAAGGCCAAGAAAGCACCAGGCACGGACGACCCGAAATAGCTCAGCGGCTCCGGCGCGCCGGTCGCGCGCCGCTCGCGGGAGCGAACACCGGCGTTGGTGTCACGAAGCGTGAGGCGTCGAAGGACGCGAAGTCCACGAAGGCAAAGGCCGCGCCGAATAGGCATAGTGGTGCACATGCGATGGACAAGCAGGATGTATTGGGCATGCAAAGGGTGCGCCGAGGGCGCAGCGACAAGCTACTGGGAACAACCTTGCCAAGAGGTGCGTGGGGTAGACTAGCAGAGCGAGCAAGATGGCTTTGCGAAACAGATGGTGCAAGAGGCGTTCAGAACTATCCAGTGTCTGGACCATGTTGGCCGAAGAACACCAACTCAAATACAGGAAAGGGATGTTGCCATGAAGTGTCACGAAAAGGAGATTGGTGGAGCGATTGGCAGTGGAACACGGCGTTGCAGAAAGGAGGATAGTGGCAACGCATCTGGAGGGGAGAAATGCGGCCTGTTCAGAGCGACGGCGGGTGGCTACACGGTAGTGGAGCTCTTGGTAACGGTAGGAATCATTGTTATCCTTGGGGGACTATTGCTTGGAGGGGTGCATATTGCGGCCCGACGGAGCAAGGACGTGGAATGCAGGAGCAACCTGCGACAGCATGGGGTGGCCTTGTTGGACTTCGTGGCTACGCATTCTGTGTATCCACTGGCTGGAAACGCGGACAAGCAGCATCCGGAGCACACAGTGAATTGGCGGAAATCGATCTTAAATAGCAAGGACTTAGACGGAAAACTGACAAGCTGTCCAACGGCAATTGAGCCAGTGGGGCGGCAGGAGGCGTTCATATCCTACGGCTACAATGACCGAGGAGTCATCGGGTCCGGTACGGATGCTCCGCTTGGGCTCGGAGGGAAGGGCGTTATGGGAAGTAGTTCGAGGTGGCCGCCCGTAGGCGAGCATGAGGTAGTCAGGCCTAGTGAGATGGTGGGTATTCTTGACGCAGCAACGGCATGGAGGGGTTTGATTGACGACGGGAGGAGCAGCTACAGCGGCCGCTATTTTTATGCACCCGGTTCGGAGGCGGGAAGGGACAGAATGATGAGCCGCCACCAGGGCCGCGTGAACGTTGTGTTCGTGGACGGGCATGTCAGCGCACCGAGGATCAAAATGGTGTTCGTGGAGGCGGACCCAAGCGGCCTCGCGATATGGAATAGGGACGGAGAGCCCCATGGCGAAAGGTTAGACTAGAATTCTGCCACCCATGTATCCATGGGCCAGCCAGTGAAGCTTTCGGATTGCATCGCGCTCGATGCCCGGTTCACCGCCGAACTCTCCCAGCGATCCATTGCCGGTCAGATCGAGTATTGGGCCAACCTGGGCCGGGGCATCGAACAAGTGATCCAGCGGGCTGCGCTTCATCCATGCGGAGGTGCTGGCTGCCGAACCCGGTCTGGAGCCTTACGCCTGGTGGCTGTCGTTGAGAAGGGGCAGCCCGTCCGTTTGAATCCACCCGTTCCCCGGTGGCTCCAGCCATGGTTCGGGTCGGCGTGACCGGAGCCTTCGCCCGACTCCGGTTGAACGGAATGGAACGGCGGCGTTGGCGCGTGGGCCCCCCCGGCTTGGCGCCACAGCCTGGCGCGCTTGCATGATGACATCACGGAAGTCACGCGTGACCGCGTGAACGTGCAGATTACGATTCGTGACGTTCCTCGTGCGGTCCGGGATGAACTGGCGGCGCGCGCCGCCTGCCAGGGCCGGTCGATGCAGGAATTTTTGCAGGAGTTTTTGGGTGCCGACCTGGAGCGGTTGGCGGCCCGCCCTCAAAGGGAGCAGATGCTGTCAAGCTTGCGCGAGCGCAAGGCACTGGCGGGTACACGGGTGGCGCCGGATGAAATCCTGGCGCAGCGAGATGCGGCTCGACGGTGAGTGCGGTTGGACCTCCGTGTTCCAGCGGTGTCGGATGGCGGGAGAGAGCCAGTTTGTCCGGCGTCCCTGTTCCCCATGGCCGTCGGCGAAGCTCAGGTGGGCTCCGGAGCGGGGGCATCGGGAGCATCCAGGCGGTATTGCGTTCACGGATACGAGGTAATACCCTGGCTCTCATGGCGACGATCACCTGCAAGCTGCCCGAGGCTCTCGACGCCGAGCTCGAGGCGGTGGCAGAGAAGCGGGGGGTTTCCAAGTCGGAGGTGGTTCGCGAAGCCATCGAAGCGAACCTGCCTGAGCAGAAAAGGCGGGCCGGGCTTTCCGCCTTCGATGTCATGAAGCCGGCGGCGGGAATCCTGAAGGATGGTCCGTGCGACCTGGCCACCCACCCGCGGCACATGGAAGGGTTCGGGCGTGACTGAGGCCGCCATCCTCGACACGGGCCCCCTGGTCTCATTTCTCCATTCGAACGAGCAGCACCATGGGTGGGTGGTCGATCGGCTCAGGGAGTTGCCACCCCGGTTTCTCTCCTGCGAGGCGGTCCTCACCGAATCCTGCTTCCTGCTTGGCTTCCATCCCCGTGCGATGGAACAGATCGACGCATGGTTGGAACGGGGCGTGATCCAATTGCCGTTTCAGTTTCTCCCGGAACGCCCGCGGGTCATGCGCCTGATGCACGCCTATCGGAACGTGCCCATGTCCTTTGCGGATGCGTGTCTCGTCCGCATGTCGGAACTGCATCCCAGCCTGCCGGTGTTCACCCTGGACAAGGACTTCCGGGTCTACCGGAAGAACGGCCGCCAGCGGATGGAAACCATCATGCCCGAGTGAATCGGGCCGATTTCTCGCGTCCCCACGTTTCCGGATGCGGCTGGCCGTCGTTGTTCCTGGCGATCGGTGAACCGGTCGTCGTTCACGCCGATGAAGGGGATGAGCTTGAGCTTCCAATCGTTCATCATCAGCCAGCCGTACTTCTCCCCGTAGCCCATGATCCCGGCGCCGGCGGTGGCCGGGTAGGCGTGGAAGTCGCCCAGGTACATCTGCTGGGCCAGCCCCAGGGTGCGCAGGTTGTTGCGGCCATCGGTCGCGAGGGCCGCCCCCCTGCCCCGGGACAACGCCGGCAGCAGCAGACCGGCCAGGATCGCGAGGATGGCGATCACGACCAACGCTGGTGGACACGGATGTCCTGCTGGATGTCGCCCTGAAACGCCCGGAATTTCATCGCGATTCCGCCGCAATCCTGGACTGGGGCGAAGCGCATTCCGGCAGTCTGGCGGTTTCGTGGCACAGCCTGGCAACCCTGTTCTACCTGGTACGACCCGATGCCCGGCCCTTCATACAGGACCCATCGAGTTCGCCGATCTCCCGGCCGTAGGACGGGAGGCCATGCTGGCGGCCCTGAGTTTTCCCATGGCGGACTTGGAGGACGCCATGCAAGCCGCTGCGGCACTCGCCTTCGGAACATATTTCATCATGACCCGGAATCTGGCCGACTATCGTCCATCGCCGGTGCCCGTGTGTTCGCCGGTTCAAGCCATCCGGCGGTTGCGGACGTGAACCGCGTCGGCACAAGCCTTGCACCCGCCGTCTTCCGGTTCCCCCACCTCGACCTCGGCCGCGTTGCGCGCCCCCTCCTCCTGTTGGACAGCGGCGATGACCATGAATGGGGGATGTGGTCCGAGGAGTTGCCATAGCGAGAACCCTTCACCTCGCGTTGCCCAAGCTGGCGAGCGCACCGTTCCTCAAGCTCTGGGAACAGGAGGTCTTCGAGCTGTTCCTGGCCGAGGGTAAGATCACCGAAGAGGTCGTCGCGAACATGCGCTCCTGGAAGCATTCGGGCTTCAGCGTCGATCAGAGCGTGCGGCTGGAGGCAGGGGATACCGCCGGCATCCAGCGCTTGCTCCAGTACTTACTTCGTTGCCCCTTCAGCCAGGCTCGGATGATCCGCCTCCGCCAAGGCTACGGCGGGACAAGTCGAGGTCACCGAGGCCGGGAAAGTCATCGACAAGAGCGACCACAACGCGGTACGCCGCTTTCCCGAGCCGGGGGACGAGGAGCTCCTGGCCGGACCTTCGCGCAACTTCCAGGTGTTCGATCCCTTGGATTTAAACCGACCCGCTGACCTGTCCCAGGTGCGGTGCGACAATGGTTCGGGTCGGCGTGACCGGAGCCGTGGACAAGGCTTGGTTGCCGGCCTTCGGACCCTTTGACATCTTGATGCAGCATATTCACACTTTGATGCATGCGAACGACGGTTTCGATCGAAGACACGTTGCTTCAGAAGGCTAGGGAGGCCTCGATCCGTCGCGGTTGCACGCTCAGTGAGGTGGTGGAGGATGCGCTCCGGGTGGTTCTGGTGAGCCAGCCCAAGTCGATGGCGAGGATTCCGGTTCCGAGATGGACGACCTGTTCCGGTGATGGCGTGCGCGCCGGGGTGGACTTGAACCATTCGTCCGCCCTCCTGGAGGCCATGGACGAGCCATGATGTTGCTGGATGTCAACATCCTGGTTCACCTCCACCGGGAGGATGCGGACCAGCATGACGCGATTCGGGATTGGATCGGAGCCACCCTCGTCGGTCATCGGCGGATCGCTGTCACCGACCTGGCCTTGAGCGGATGCATGCGGGTGGTGACCCACCCCAAGGTCTTCAAGCAACCCTCCCCCCTTCATCTCGCGCTTCAGTTCGTCGAGGAGTTCCGTTCCCATTCCCGGATTCACGTCCTGAATCCTGGACCGGGGCATTGGGAGCGATTCATCGAGCTCTGTCGCAAGGTCGATGCCCGGGGAAACCTGGTCCCTGACGCCTACCACGCTGCTCTGGCCATGGAACAGGATTGCGAATGGATTTCCCTCGACCGCGGATTCGCGCGATTCCCGGGCCTGTGCTGGCGGCATCCGTTGGATTAGTCCGGGGCTCACGCTGGAGGCCCGCTCCCGAGACCGCGTCAGGTCGTCCCGGGTGAGAGCTCCATGGCCGGGATTTCGAACAACCGCAGATCGTCCCGATCATGCCCCTTGTCTCACCCTCCGAGCGTCGCCTCGGAGGGCCGAGTTCCACGAGGCCGCAAGGGTGTGGAGCGTTGGATTGAGGACTCGCGGAGCTCGTCCCACCGATTCGCTGCCTCCTCACCCACCACTCCGGGATGCACCGCGGGACCGCCACAACAGCAGAACCAGCCCCGCCAGCAGCAGGGTTCCCACCCCGGGCTCCGGAATCGACGGCACCGTGAGCGGATCGGCCGGGGTCAGCTGATGATCGGCGAATTGCTGCGCCGTCTCCAAAACCACCGCCCCGGTCACCGGAGTGACCAACTGATACCGGGCCGCCAGGCGCACGGCCTCCGAGTGCTTTCGAGCCCGGCGCCGTCGTTCCACCTCACCGTGGGCCCACAACCGCGCCAGATGCCCGGTGGTCTCGACCGCGTGCAGCCCCTCCGGCGGCGTTGTCAGCGTGTCGAGAGTGCGCTCCCACTCCGAACCGAGCGTCCCGCCCCGGGTCATCAACCCCCGAAGGTCTTCCTCCAACGATCCGCGGCGTGGATGCGCACGCACCCCGGGAAGCCCGTCCAGATCCTGAAGGAGTTGGTTCGGACCCGGACGCACCGGCAGGGCGACGAGCGTGACGCCGGACCCATGGCGTTCCCACCGCTGACGCAAGGCCTCCGGGGAGGAGATCGCCACGGGCTGCGGCCCATGCACCCAGACCATCATCGAGTCCGGGCCCGCCCCAATCGCATCCCTCGCAGCGAGGAGCGCCGGGACGTTGTCGGCCCCTCCGCGCAGTCGCATCCCCTCCAGGCGTGCCGACCAGCCCGTTGCCACGCCTCCAGTCCCGCCCGGCGGCAGGAGCCATACCGGCTCGTCCGTGGCCAGCAGCACCCCCGCCCACGGAAGCTCCGCCACCGCCTCCTCCAGCGCCGCGGCCGATTCGGCGAGGAACCCGGTCATCCCCACAGAACCGTCGAGGACGAAGACCACCCGGTTCGGGACGACAACGGGCACGGGGGCCAGGGTCTGCCGTACCACGGGCGCCCCCTCGGCCCGCCGGTCCCGGGTCCATGCCACGGTGACTTCCGGCCTCCGGTGCACCCGCACCCGCGCGTCCCCGGAAACCAGGGTCTGCTCGTCCAGCAGGCCCTGCAGGGAATGCGCCTTCGGTCCCGCACCCAGCAACGGCGAATCGGCCTCAACAGGTCCGGTGGACTCCACCCAGACGGTGTGCCGCAGCGCCCCGCCAATGTTGAAATTCCGTTCCAGAAACACCGGCCACCGCCATTCCGCCCGGGCCCCGGCATCGAGCGGCAACGGCGCCGTCCAGCCGATCCGCGTCTTGATCGTCCCGCCCCGCCGGGGCACGGGAAAGCACTGGACCAGGATGCGGTCGGGACCGCAGGTGTTGACCAGCACGGGATCGCGACGCTGCCGGATGGCGACGCTGCGGTAAGCCTCGCGAACGCGGCCCCGCTCGGCGAAGGCCGCTTCGCGTTCCTCGCCCTCGACCCAAAGGGTGAGCCGCGAAACGACCGCACCGGGTGGCAGCAGCACCTGGGCGCGGGCCTCCTGATCGAGGTCCCCGTCATTGCGGAACTCAAGGATCCATTCGCCGTAGCCGATGGCCGCGTCCGCATCGAGCGTGACGTCCAGCCGCGACGTCGTCAGGGACAACCCCTTGAGCCTCCCCCCCACCCGGTCGCCACCCTGATCCGCATCCCAGGTCCACTGGTTCAACTCGGCGAAGGCGCCGCGGCCCGTGCGCACTGCCGGGGCGGGGACGGTGTTGAACGGCCGGCCGGTCACCCGGTAGTAGAGGACACGCGCCTGTTCGGGCGACGGCGGCGGACTTGGAAACATCCACTCGGTCGGATCGAGACCGGCCGCACCCCGGCCCCGCCCGTAGCAGGCGCGGAGCAGGGCATCCTCCTGCCCCACCGCCCGCAGCCATCGCAGCCCGCGCCGCTCCGTGGCGGGGTCCTCCGACAAGGCCCATCCCATGCCGGCGCGGGTGAGCCAGCCCGGGGCATTCAGGGCAACCAACGCGAAGAACCCCAACAGGGCTCCGCGCTGGATCGCCGGAAGCAGTCCCTCCGCCGCGGGCCGCAACGCACGGAGCCGGCGCCGAAGGAAGATCGCGCTCAGGAACGCCAGGACCGGCGCGCAGGGCAGCAGGCCGATGCCCAGGTAGATCACGCCGATGAGACCGAACGGTGTCATGGGCAGAAACAGCACCGTGTAGAATCCGGCCACCCCGAGAGCCAGGCCGTTCCCCCAGCCCAGTCGCCGCGGCGAGGCAACCCGTCCCTCCCGAATGGCCCGCCAGACCTGGAAGTTGCCCAGAACCACCAGCGCCACCAGCAGCCCGTGCAACGGCGTCGGCAGCGGATCGAAGAATGCAGCGGCACACATCCCGAGACTCCACTCCAGGAACAGGGTGACCGCCGGCAGAACCACCCCGAAACCAAGCAGAAACACCATGCCCCAGTCGCGTCGCCCCGACGCCCGGACCGTGGCCAAGGCCGGGTCGGACTTCTCAGGGGGAGAACCCGTGGGAACGCCCGGCGCCGCGTTGTCGGGCAGCCCAATCCGCGCGGTAATGCGCCGCACGTCGTCTCCGGTGACCACTTTCAATCCAGCACCCGCCACGTCCTCCTCCACATGGCGCCGCAGATCGTCGAGCACTTCGTCCGCCTCCGCCTCCGGGAGATTCAGACTCCGCCGCGCCTCGTCGAGATAGCGCTGCAATTCGCCACGGCCCGCGTGGGTCCATTCACTCATGCTGACCTCCTTGCTCCCGAAGAATCCGGGCTCCGGCCTGCAACGTGTCGAGATACTCCTCCATCAGGGTCATGACCTTCCTTCCGGCGGGGGTGAGGGCGTAATACTTCCGGGCGGGACCTTCGGGAGACTCCTCCAGCCGGGTGCGGACCAGTCCCTGGGTGCGCAGTCGCGAAAGAATCGGGTAGAGGGTGCCCTCGCTGACTTCCAGACCGGGCACCCGCACCAGGTGCCGGACCAGTTCGTAGCCGTAACACTCCTTGCGGGCGAGCGCATGGAGAAGGCAGAGCTCGAGCATCCCCTTGCGAACCTGAACCGTCCAGTTGTCGAAAAAATCCGTCATGCAACCTCGTGGCACCAGCTACCTTGCGAAACAAAATAGTGTGGACGGCTGTCTGTCAAGCGTTGCCTCTTCGAAGACTTCGCTGTTGCCGGTCCCAGGTCGGTTGCTTAGCGTGCGAAGCCCTTAATTCGTGGAGGACACCCGTCAACCGAAGACGAACGCCCAGGCTGGCCGCTTCTGTACCACGCATTGGAGCGTTGTTCTCAAGGCGGGCGATCCCCAGGCCCCGGACGCCCTGGCCTGCCTGACTCACCTCTGTCAGACCTATTGGTATCCCCTGTATGGCTGTGTCCGGCGCCACGGCTACTCCCCGGCCGACGCCCAGGACCTGACCCAGGCGTTCTTCGCCAAGTTGCTCGACAAGGACCGGATCGCCCTCGCGGATCCCTCCCGCGGTCGGTTCCGAACCTTCCTGCTCCGGTCCCTCGAGAACTTCCTCCGCACCCAGCACCGCGATCGCAACGCCCGGAAGCGGGGCGGCGGACAACAGTTCGTCTCCCTGGACGCCGGGACCGCGGAGGAACGCTACGCCGAGGACCCGGCCGGCACGGCAACACCCGCCGAAGTCTTTGAACGCGACTGGGCCGCCACCCTGATCGAACAGGTCCTGGACCAGCTCCGACGGGAATTCGCCACCAGTGGACGCCTCGAACTCTTCGATGCGCTCGAACCTCACCTCTGGGGCGACGAACTTTCCACCCCCCACGCCCAGATCGCCGCGCCCCTCGGCATGACCGTCGTCGCCGTCCGCGTCACCCTTCACCGCCTGCGCCAGCGGCTTCACGATCTCCTGCGCCAGACCGTCGCGGCCACCCTCGAGAATCCCGCCGAAATCGACGACGAGCTTCGGCACCTGCGGCAGGTCCTCGCCCGGTAACCCTCCGGACGGCGCGTCGGGCGCGTAACATTTCGCCGCTTTCCGGATAGGCCCCTGAGACGCCCGATGACGGCCCACCCTGCTCCTGCCTCCGAGCGCCGCTGCCTGCGCTGTGGCGCTCCGCTGCGGCGCCATTCCCGCAGCAGCGTCTGCGGGCATTGCCTGCTCGAATCCGCGACCTCCCTCGCTCCTCCGGCGAACCATCCCTCCATTCCGGACCCCGCCGAGGGAGCCGCCCCCACCATCCCCTTCGGCGACTACGATCTGGAACGGGAAATCGCCCACGGCGGCATGGGCGTGGTCTATCGGGCCCGCCAGCGAAGCCTCGGACGCACCGTGGCCGTCAAGCTCCTGCTCCTCGGACGACACGCCAGCCAGGAGAGCATCCAGCGCTTCCATCGCGAGGCCCAGGCCGTCGCCAGCCTTCGCCATCCCCACATCGTCGCCATCCACGAAATCGGCGAATGCGACGGCCAGCCGTTCTTCTCGATGGAGTACGTCGAGGGCCTCAACCTCGCCGAACTGATCCGTGCCGGCCCCCTCGCCCCCCGCGAAGCCGCCACCCACGCCCGCACCATCGCCGAGGCCGTCCATCACGCCCACAACCAGGGCATCCTCCACCGCGACCTCAAACCCTCCAACATCCTCGTCGATGCCTTCGGCGGACTCCGTATCACCGACTTCGGCCTCGCCCGTCCACTCGACGGCAGCAGCGACCTCACCGAAACCGGTCGCGTCCTTGGCACCCCTCACTATCTCGCCCCCGAAGCCGCCACCGGACGCATCGAGGAGGTCGGACCCCCCAGCGACCTCTACGCCATCGGCGCCATCCTCTACGAACTCCTCACCGGCAGACCCCCCTTCCTCGCCCAGTCCATTCCCGAAACCCTCCTGCGCATCCGCGAAACCGACCCGGTCAGCCTGCGCCGCCTGAACCCGGCCCTTCCCGAGGACCTCGAAACGATCTGCCTCAAGTGCCTCGAAAAATCGCCCGCCGCCCGTTACGCGACCGCCCAGGCCCTCGCCGATGACCTCGACCGCTGGCTGCGCCACGAACCCATCCGTGCCCGACCCGTCTCCCATGTCGAACGGCTCTTCAAATGGACCCGTCGCAACCCGCGCACCGCCGGCCTCCTGCTCCTTTCCTGCACCGCCGCTGCGGCCCTGATAGCCACCCTCGTCGTCTCCCACCTCCAGGTCCGTGCCGCCAACGCCCGCACCACCGCCGAAGCCGAACTGAACCGCCGCAGCCTGGTCCGCCTCCATGTCCAGTCCGGCAACCAGCGGGTGGGCGACGGCGATCCGCTGGCCGCCCTCGCATGGTTCGTCGAGGCGCTCGCCCTCGAAGGCGGCCAACCCGCCCGCGAAGACATCCATCGCCGTCGCATCGGCGCGATTCTCCGCCATGCGCCCCAACTGGAACGACTCTGGTTCCATGATGCCTTCGTCCAGGAAGCACTGCTCAGCCACGATCATTCCGTGGTCGCCGCCACGTCGATCGAGGACACCGCGAAGTTCTGGGACGTCGGCTCCGGCCGGCCACGCCCGGGTCCCGTCACGGCCAGTTCCGTGCGGTTCTGCCCGGACCATCGCCAGTTCATGACCTCGGCCCCAGGCCAGGTCATCCAATTCTGGAACCTGTCCGACGGCGAACCCGCCCCGCAGATGCCGACGTTCACAGCGGTGAACTTCGCTCATTACGAACCCACGGGTCGCTGGGTGGCCGCGGTCGATCCCCGGGGAGTCCATCGCTTCGATGTCCGTACCGGTCAACCCGTCGGTGCCCTCCTCGCGCCGGGCCATGAAGTGAATGCGCTCCGGTCCTCGCACAACGGTCGCTGGCTCATCGGGGTCGCCCAGCACGGCGTCATCACGGTCTGGGATGCCGGGGAGGATCCCCCGGCTTCGCGGACCTTCAAAGTCGCCGGCCCGGTCCACCAGTGGATTGTCGATTCCCCGGGATGCCGGCTCGCCAGCGTCATCGGAGGCGCGGCCCTGGAACATATCGTCCGCCAATGGGACCTCGCCACCGGCTTGCCTGCCGGTCCCGACCTCACCCACGACTCCGGCGTCACAACGCTTCATTACAGTCCGGACGGAACCCGGCTCGTCACCGGCACCTGGGGCGGCTCGGCCCAACTCTGGGAGGCCGCCACCGGCAACCGGATCGGTCCGCCCATGACCCATCAGGGTGGCGTACGCTCCGCCCGGTTCAGCCCCGACGGTCAATTCCTCGCCACCGCAAGTTGGGATACCACCGTCCGGTTTTGGGACCCTCACACCGGCCATCCCCAGTCCCCATGGCTCCGCCACGGCGGCTTCGTGTCGTCTCTCGCCTTCAGCTCCGACAGCGCGCGTCTCCTCACCGGCAGCCAGGACACCGCCGTCCGCCTTTGGCGCCTCGCCACCAACAACCCCGCGCGCCTCCACCTCGATCACGGCAGCCAGGTGGAAATGCTGCGCTTCGACCCCACCGGCCAGTTCCTGGTCTCGTCCGGTCGCGAAGGCACCGTGCATCTGTGGGACCGCCTTTCCGGCACGCTCCAGCGGACCCTTCACCACCCCGCCGCGGTTCCCGATGCCCGCTTCAGCCCCGACGGCCGCCATCTCCTGACCGCCTGCGAGGATGGCACCGCCCGGTTGTGGAACCCGCGGACAGGCGAACCCGTCCATCCCGGCGTCTCCCACGGCGCACCCCTGCACAGGATCGCCTTCAGCGGGGACGGAAGCCGATTCCTGACCACGGGCAGAACGAGCCGCGAATTGAGGATCTGGGATGCCGCCACCGGCCTGCCCGCGTCCCCTCCGTTGGTTCACCCGCTCCCCATCGCCGTCGCCGCCTTCAGTCCCGACGGCGCCCGGGCACTCACGGCCGATCGGGAAGGCGGGTTGCAGATCTGGAACGTCTCCACCGGCCAGCCCGCAGGTCCGCTCCTCGCCGTCGGCGGCCCGGTCGCGTCCGCCACCTTCAGCCCGGACGGCGGGCGCGTCCTCACCGGTTGGGCCGACGACACCCAGCTTCCCTCCGGAGCCCAGCTCTGGGACGTCCGGACCGGAGAACGGATCGGCGGCCCCATGATGCACTTCGATGGCCTCTTCCATGTCGAGTTCAGTCCCGACGGCCGCTACATCGCCTCCTGCGGCGAAGACAACACCGCGCGGATCTGGAACGCCGCCACCGGCGATCCCGTCACGCCCCCGCTGCGGCACCGGGCCTACGTCTGGCGCGCCACCTTCAGCCCCGACAGCCGTCTCCTCGCCACAGCCAGCCAGGACGGCACGGCCCGCGTCTGGGAAACGGAAACCGGCGAAGCCGTGACGCCTCCAATCCCCCATCCGGGACCCGTCCATCGAGTCGCCTGGAGTCCCGATTCCCGCGAAATCGCCACCGCCGGGAATTCCACCCA comes from Verrucomicrobiia bacterium and encodes:
- a CDS encoding protein kinase: MTAHPAPASERRCLRCGAPLRRHSRSSVCGHCLLESATSLAPPANHPSIPDPAEGAAPTIPFGDYDLEREIAHGGMGVVYRARQRSLGRTVAVKLLLLGRHASQESIQRFHREAQAVASLRHPHIVAIHEIGECDGQPFFSMEYVEGLNLAELIRAGPLAPREAATHARTIAEAVHHAHNQGILHRDLKPSNILVDAFGGLRITDFGLARPLDGSSDLTETGRVLGTPHYLAPEAATGRIEEVGPPSDLYAIGAILYELLTGRPPFLAQSIPETLLRIRETDPVSLRRLNPALPEDLETICLKCLEKSPAARYATAQALADDLDRWLRHEPIRARPVSHVERLFKWTRRNPRTAGLLLLSCTAAAALIATLVVSHLQVRAANARTTAEAELNRRSLVRLHVQSGNQRVGDGDPLAALAWFVEALALEGGQPAREDIHRRRIGAILRHAPQLERLWFHDAFVQEALLSHDHSVVAATSIEDTAKFWDVGSGRPRPGPVTASSVRFCPDHRQFMTSAPGQVIQFWNLSDGEPAPQMPTFTAVNFAHYEPTGRWVAAVDPRGVHRFDVRTGQPVGALLAPGHEVNALRSSHNGRWLIGVAQHGVITVWDAGEDPPASRTFKVAGPVHQWIVDSPGCRLASVIGGAALEHIVRQWDLATGLPAGPDLTHDSGVTTLHYSPDGTRLVTGTWGGSAQLWEAATGNRIGPPMTHQGGVRSARFSPDGQFLATASWDTTVRFWDPHTGHPQSPWLRHGGFVSSLAFSSDSARLLTGSQDTAVRLWRLATNNPARLHLDHGSQVEMLRFDPTGQFLVSSGREGTVHLWDRLSGTLQRTLHHPAAVPDARFSPDGRHLLTACEDGTARLWNPRTGEPVHPGVSHGAPLHRIAFSGDGSRFLTTGRTSRELRIWDAATGLPASPPLVHPLPIAVAAFSPDGARALTADREGGLQIWNVSTGQPAGPLLAVGGPVASATFSPDGGRVLTGWADDTQLPSGAQLWDVRTGERIGGPMMHFDGLFHVEFSPDGRYIASCGEDNTARIWNAATGDPVTPPLRHRAYVWRATFSPDSRLLATASQDGTARVWETETGEAVTPPIPHPGPVHRVAWSPDSREIATAGNSTQARVFDLSPHPASIETLRLLSEVLGSQRLHPVAGAIPLSTSELRDRWEALSQR